The Algoriphagus sp. TR-M9 genome has a window encoding:
- a CDS encoding ferritin-like domain-containing protein, translating to MIFLKQFSINTIEELRAAIQTAIELEHSTIPPYLTANFTLSNTGNDAISNVISSVVGEEMLHLSIACNLLNAIGGSPILNQPEFIPKYPGPLPGGVDTGLIVPLEKFSVELVSNVFMSIEEPEKPIHINALSGAEGSMTIGQFYHKISEKLIFFEKEAEKSGQTIFTGAPDKQLIYPKFFPEKLLYPIKGLDDALNSITIIVDQGEGTGTDPFVNPDDSAVEEPAHYYRFQEIVKGKSLVRDSSGGYSYSGSPVAFDPTSVPNMKANPKMADFPVNSLAYQYSKLFNFTYTSLLNCLHLAFNGQPEKMDDAMGLMFSLRLYAGKLLASPYPNCPGYVAGPSFEFVANEEVPKEGNPFMEKAFFKANSLVTKISVSNMEKSKDFYVNLLGFTEDERYRINAGGNFGNESYVQLNLSKGGQNIVTLGLYKDISQPFDPAPQNGTVPSFIVEDIETALKIFQKEKIKIDSQDGQIIVSNTSDQGYVDRFFFFRDPDNNSFVIRENMTYTN from the coding sequence ATGATTTTTCTTAAGCAATTTTCCATCAATACCATAGAAGAACTACGTGCTGCTATACAGACAGCTATTGAGCTAGAACACTCTACTATTCCTCCATATCTAACCGCAAATTTCACTCTGAGCAACACTGGCAACGATGCTATTTCAAATGTGATCAGCTCGGTAGTCGGTGAGGAAATGCTTCATTTATCTATTGCCTGCAACCTGCTCAACGCGATAGGAGGAAGTCCAATTCTAAATCAACCGGAATTCATCCCTAAGTATCCTGGTCCACTTCCCGGAGGTGTAGATACAGGTCTAATTGTTCCTTTGGAAAAATTCTCCGTTGAGTTGGTCAGCAATGTCTTCATGTCCATAGAAGAACCTGAAAAACCTATTCATATCAATGCATTGAGCGGAGCAGAAGGCTCAATGACCATTGGGCAGTTTTATCATAAAATAAGTGAGAAACTCATCTTTTTTGAAAAAGAAGCCGAGAAATCAGGTCAAACCATCTTTACTGGTGCCCCAGACAAACAACTTATTTACCCGAAGTTTTTCCCTGAAAAGCTACTATATCCGATCAAAGGATTGGATGATGCGCTGAACTCCATAACCATCATAGTGGATCAAGGCGAAGGCACAGGCACAGATCCTTTTGTAAATCCAGACGACTCCGCTGTTGAAGAGCCAGCGCATTACTATCGGTTTCAGGAAATAGTCAAAGGAAAATCCCTGGTCCGTGATAGCTCAGGAGGATACTCCTACTCTGGATCTCCAGTGGCATTTGATCCTACGTCTGTTCCAAATATGAAAGCCAATCCCAAAATGGCTGATTTCCCTGTCAATTCCCTCGCCTATCAATACAGCAAATTGTTCAACTTTACTTACACCAGTTTATTGAACTGTTTGCATTTAGCCTTCAATGGTCAACCTGAAAAAATGGATGATGCAATGGGCCTGATGTTTTCGCTCAGACTTTATGCAGGCAAATTACTAGCATCCCCATATCCAAATTGCCCAGGGTATGTAGCCGGCCCCAGCTTTGAGTTCGTAGCCAATGAGGAAGTTCCTAAAGAAGGAAATCCTTTTATGGAAAAGGCGTTTTTCAAAGCAAACTCCCTAGTGACAAAGATTTCGGTAAGCAACATGGAAAAATCCAAGGATTTCTATGTAAACCTTCTGGGATTCACTGAAGATGAAAGGTACAGAATCAATGCTGGAGGGAATTTCGGCAACGAATCCTATGTGCAACTAAATCTATCAAAAGGAGGTCAAAATATAGTGACACTTGGGCTTTATAAGGACATTAGCCAGCCTTTTGACCCGGCTCCTCAAAATGGCACAGTACCAAGTTTTATCGTGGAGGATATTGAGACTGCCCTTAAGATTTTCCAGAAGGAAAAAATCAAAATTGATTCACAGGATGGTCAAATTATAGTATCCAATACTTCAGATCAAGGATATGTAGATCGCTTTTTTTTCTTCAGAGATCCTGACAATAACTCCTTTGTCATCCGGGAAAACATGACTTATACCAACTAG